The following proteins come from a genomic window of Kitasatospora sp. NBC_01246:
- a CDS encoding universal stress protein produces MSNESDAEAVGGAEEPGAAVAPAGFELGTDGPKVILAGLDGSESSWRATAYAAGLARRQNATLAVAYVQPVLGAATALAGAAVGETTQEIADELLAALREAERRLSDVWRLDWRFLTLRGDPFAGLARMADELRADAVVVGGSEQAGHRVIGSVAVRLVKAGRWPVTVVP; encoded by the coding sequence ATGAGCAACGAGAGCGATGCAGAGGCCGTCGGCGGCGCCGAGGAGCCGGGGGCGGCGGTCGCGCCCGCCGGGTTCGAGCTGGGGACCGACGGGCCCAAGGTGATCCTGGCGGGGCTGGACGGCTCGGAGTCCTCGTGGCGGGCGACCGCCTACGCGGCCGGTCTCGCCCGGCGGCAGAACGCGACCCTCGCGGTGGCGTACGTCCAGCCCGTCCTCGGGGCGGCCACCGCGCTCGCGGGCGCGGCCGTCGGGGAGACCACGCAGGAGATCGCCGACGAGCTGCTGGCGGCGCTGCGTGAGGCGGAGCGGCGGCTGAGCGACGTCTGGCGGCTGGACTGGCGCTTCCTGACCCTCCGGGGCGACCCGTTCGCGGGCCTCGCGCGGATGGCGGACGAGCTGCGGGCGGACGCCGTGGTGGTCGGCGGCTCCGAGCAGGCCGGGCACCGGGTGATCGGCTCGGTCGCGGTCCGGCTGGTGAAGGCGGGCCGCTGGCCGGTGACCGTGGTGCCGTAA
- a CDS encoding CBS domain-containing protein: MTTAREIMHTGAQCIRADQTLAEAAMMMRDMNVGALPICGDDQKLKGIITDRDIVVRCIAEGKEPADMTAMELAGHLHCVRADDSMEAVLKKMEQHQIRRIPVIDGDRLVGMISEADLAMGHRDGHRLTDQQIIEFMDSVYMMR; the protein is encoded by the coding sequence GTGACCACTGCCCGAGAGATCATGCACACCGGTGCCCAGTGCATCCGCGCCGACCAGACGCTCGCCGAAGCCGCCATGATGATGCGGGACATGAACGTCGGCGCTCTCCCGATCTGCGGCGACGACCAGAAGCTGAAGGGCATCATCACCGACCGCGACATCGTGGTCCGATGTATCGCGGAGGGCAAGGAGCCGGCGGACATGACCGCCATGGAGCTGGCCGGGCACCTGCACTGCGTCCGCGCCGACGACTCCATGGAGGCGGTGCTGAAGAAGATGGAGCAGCACCAGATCCGGCGCATCCCGGTGATCGACGGCGACCGGCTGGTGGGCATGATCAGCGAGGCCGACCTGGCCATGGGCCACCGCGACGGCCACCGGCTGACGGACCAGCAGATCATCGAATTCATGGACAGCGTCTACATGATGCGGTGA
- the ligD gene encoding non-homologous end-joining DNA ligase produces the protein MPQMVVDGRTIALSHLDKVYYPRTGTLKGDVLRYYAAVHTVLLPHLRDRPVSFLRCPEGVEGEAFIAKNPPAGTPRWVRTVEVPSSSGDLRQVVLDDGAALLWAANLGCLELHVPQWHAAAPGLADRLVLDLDPGEGASVLTCRTVAGLLRERLAADGLDCWVKTSGSKGLHLLVPLEPTPSSKVSAYAKALAAALEAAHPDLVVHTMAKARRAGRVLVDWSQNNARKTTAAPYTLRARPRPTVSTPVSWAELEAAGSTADLTFDLAELPDRLAEFGDLLAPLLEGGRARPLPSPASAPSSPDEPPAGRSDPPRSSTRTRTRTATGSGTGSPVVLEPPVEVMRPAAVTAVPPSDGLGGSGVQYELKLDGFRCVAFARGERPAFLQSRSGRDLGAEFPPIAAAVARLPAGLVLDAELVAWRDGRFAFEELLRTREGRASDGVALGLVAFDLLALPGRDVRRLPLTDRRRLLLAALDGVPPPVQPVLATTDRTEALSWMEQLADTGVEGLVCKAAGSAYRARGAGRLWVKYRRSDTVDATVRAVVGTAARPQALVLELDDGPVLLSTPRLTAVQARQVAEALDGLLGAPVRDPDHGSLRPLTGPLRAEVTVTGRPPAATFVRLRGD, from the coding sequence ATGCCGCAGATGGTGGTGGACGGGCGCACGATCGCCCTCTCGCACCTGGACAAGGTGTACTACCCGCGCACCGGCACGCTGAAGGGGGACGTGCTGCGCTACTACGCGGCCGTGCACACCGTGCTGCTGCCCCATCTGCGGGACCGTCCGGTCTCCTTCCTGCGCTGTCCGGAGGGGGTCGAGGGCGAGGCGTTCATCGCCAAGAACCCGCCCGCCGGGACACCCCGCTGGGTCCGCACCGTGGAGGTGCCGAGCAGCTCCGGGGACCTCCGGCAGGTGGTGCTGGACGACGGTGCGGCGCTGCTCTGGGCGGCCAACCTGGGCTGTCTGGAGCTGCACGTGCCGCAGTGGCACGCCGCCGCGCCCGGGCTGGCGGACCGGCTGGTGCTGGACCTCGACCCGGGCGAGGGCGCGTCGGTGTTGACCTGCCGGACGGTGGCCGGGCTGCTGCGCGAGCGGCTGGCGGCGGACGGCCTCGACTGCTGGGTGAAGACCTCCGGTTCCAAGGGGCTGCACCTGCTGGTGCCGCTGGAGCCGACGCCCAGCAGCAAGGTCTCCGCCTACGCCAAGGCCCTCGCGGCCGCGCTGGAGGCGGCCCATCCGGACCTGGTGGTGCACACCATGGCGAAGGCGCGCCGGGCCGGGCGGGTCCTGGTGGACTGGTCGCAGAACAACGCCAGGAAGACCACCGCCGCGCCCTACACCCTGCGGGCCCGGCCCCGGCCCACGGTGTCCACGCCGGTCTCCTGGGCGGAGCTGGAGGCGGCCGGCTCGACGGCGGACCTGACCTTCGACCTCGCCGAACTCCCGGACCGGCTGGCGGAGTTCGGGGACCTGCTCGCGCCGCTCCTGGAGGGTGGACGGGCCCGCCCGCTCCCCTCGCCGGCGTCGGCGCCCTCGTCGCCGGACGAGCCACCGGCCGGCCGCAGCGACCCGCCGCGCAGCAGCACCCGCACGCGCACCCGCACCGCCACCGGTAGCGGCACCGGCTCCCCGGTGGTGCTGGAGCCGCCCGTCGAGGTGATGCGCCCGGCCGCCGTGACCGCCGTCCCGCCGTCCGACGGTCTCGGCGGCTCCGGCGTGCAGTACGAGCTGAAACTGGACGGCTTCCGCTGTGTGGCCTTCGCCCGCGGGGAGCGCCCGGCGTTCCTGCAGTCCCGGTCCGGGCGGGACCTCGGCGCGGAGTTCCCCCCGATCGCCGCCGCCGTGGCCCGGCTGCCCGCCGGGCTGGTGCTGGACGCGGAGCTGGTCGCCTGGCGGGACGGCAGGTTCGCCTTCGAGGAACTGCTGCGCACCCGGGAGGGCCGGGCGTCGGACGGGGTGGCGCTCGGGCTGGTCGCCTTCGACCTGCTCGCGCTGCCCGGGCGCGACGTCCGCCGACTGCCGCTCACCGACCGGCGCCGGCTGCTGCTGGCCGCGCTCGACGGCGTCCCGCCGCCGGTCCAGCCGGTGCTGGCCACCACCGACCGGACGGAGGCGCTGAGCTGGATGGAGCAGCTGGCCGACACCGGCGTCGAAGGGCTGGTCTGCAAGGCCGCCGGCTCGGCCTACCGGGCGCGCGGCGCCGGCCGGCTCTGGGTCAAGTACCGGCGCAGCGACACCGTCGACGCGACCGTCCGGGCGGTCGTCGGAACGGCCGCCCGGCCGCAGGCGCTGGTCCTGGAGCTGGACGACGGCCCGGTGCTGCTCTCCACGCCCCGGCTCACCGCGGTGCAGGCGCGGCAGGTCGCGGAGGCGCTGGACGGACTGCTGGGCGCACCGGTGCGCGACCCGGACCACGGCAGCCTGCGGCCGCTGACCGGCCCGCTGCGGGCGGAGGTGACCGTCACCGGCCGGCCGCCGGCGGCCACCTTCGTCCGGCTGCGGGGCGACTGA
- a CDS encoding MmcQ/YjbR family DNA-binding protein yields the protein MAGPVDRLRALCLALPEVSERVSHGEPTWFAGAGRRARLFVMLADHHHDDRLAFWCPAPAGAQESLVAEAPERYFRPPYVGHRGWVGVRLDGPPIDWARIEDHVGDAYALVTGLR from the coding sequence GTGGCGGGCCCCGTCGACCGGCTGCGGGCGCTCTGCCTGGCGCTGCCGGAGGTGTCCGAGCGGGTCAGCCACGGGGAGCCGACCTGGTTCGCCGGGGCCGGGCGGCGGGCCCGGCTGTTCGTGATGCTCGCCGACCACCACCACGACGACCGCCTCGCCTTCTGGTGCCCGGCTCCGGCGGGCGCCCAGGAGTCACTGGTCGCCGAGGCGCCGGAGCGGTACTTCCGGCCTCCGTACGTGGGCCACCGCGGCTGGGTCGGGGTGCGTCTCGACGGACCGCCGATCGACTGGGCCCGGATCGAGGACCACGTCGGGGACGCGTACGCGCTGGTGACGGGGCTCCGTTGA
- a CDS encoding helix-turn-helix domain-containing protein gives MTQDLPGPVDESVRARPASALRPYVAWYSGYRQRGLAPAVHRGLPSPYLTFILTLDEPLTVAGHPDPAQPGGDYATLLGGLHTSPALITHDGRQSGVQIAVHPLAARALLGLPAGELAGVDVPADAVLGRASGRLQEELQLAADWPERFAVLDGALLRAARPSGRVPPEVVRAWSELRRSGGSLPVSALARETGWSSRHLRSRFRHETGLTPKAAARVIRFDRARHLLAAAGPAPRLAELAARCGYFDQAHLAREFRALAGCAPSLWLAEEGPDAAKFRNVQGGPGAAAPEWGS, from the coding sequence GTGACGCAGGACCTCCCCGGCCCGGTCGACGAGTCCGTACGGGCCCGGCCCGCCAGCGCGCTGCGGCCGTACGTGGCCTGGTACTCCGGCTACCGCCAGCGCGGCCTGGCACCCGCCGTGCACCGGGGCCTGCCGTCCCCGTACCTGACCTTCATCCTCACCCTGGACGAGCCGCTGACCGTCGCCGGCCACCCGGATCCGGCCCAGCCCGGCGGCGACTACGCCACCCTGCTCGGCGGGCTGCACACCTCGCCCGCCCTGATCACCCACGACGGGCGGCAGTCCGGCGTCCAGATCGCCGTCCACCCGCTGGCCGCCCGCGCCCTGCTCGGCCTGCCGGCCGGGGAGTTGGCGGGCGTGGACGTGCCGGCGGACGCCGTGCTGGGGCGGGCGAGCGGGCGGCTCCAGGAGGAGCTCCAACTGGCCGCCGACTGGCCGGAGCGGTTCGCCGTCCTGGACGGCGCGCTGCTGCGCGCCGCCCGTCCCTCCGGGCGGGTACCGCCCGAGGTCGTCCGCGCCTGGTCCGAGCTGCGGCGCAGTGGCGGGTCGCTCCCGGTGTCGGCGCTGGCGCGGGAGACCGGATGGAGCAGCCGGCACCTGCGGAGCCGGTTCCGCCACGAGACCGGGCTGACCCCGAAGGCCGCCGCCCGGGTGATCCGGTTCGACCGCGCCCGGCACCTGCTGGCCGCTGCGGGCCCGGCGCCCCGGCTGGCGGAGCTGGCGGCCCGCTGCGGCTACTTCGACCAGGCCCACCTGGCCCGCGAGTTCCGCGCGCTGGCCGGGTGCGCGCCCAGCCTCTGGCTGGCCGAGGAGGGCCCGGACGCGGCGAAGTTCCGAAACGTCCAAGGCGGCCCGGGGGCGGCCGCGCCAGAGTGGGGGTCGTGA
- the pdxR gene encoding MocR-like pyridoxine biosynthesis transcription factor PdxR, translated as MTDTPVAHPRKPARPTAGPRPRPAAAATAAAPATATLVAGPPDGPAGSDLHLELPATGGRRAALMAALREAIRSGRLAPGTRLPPYRSLAADLGIARNTAADAYAELAAEGWLTARQGSGTTVADRAEPVAATRARRTSPSRRPAHDLIQGRPDASAFPRADWLAAGRRALTSAPNEAFGPGDPQGRRELRVALADYLARARGVRTDPERIVVCSGFAHALRLLFDGAGAVLGGPAAGPLAVEAYGLGFHRALLARAGVTTLPLPLDEDGARIDALAEHPTVRTALLTPAHQFPTGGPLHAARRAAVIDWARGSGALVLEDDYDGEFRYDRRPVGAVQGLDPERVIYLGSVSKSLSPALRLGWMVLPEQLVDRVLAVKGEREAWASALDQLTLAEFIESGGYDRHVRRMRRRYRDRRDHLLAELAVRAPHIEVSGIAAGLHAVLRLAPGTERSVLKAAAYRGLALDGLADYRHPLIGPDAMPVADGLVVGYATPADHAYQAAVAALCDVLPAPL; from the coding sequence ATGACGGACACCCCGGTCGCACACCCCCGGAAGCCCGCCCGCCCGACGGCCGGGCCGAGACCCCGCCCGGCGGCGGCAGCGACGGCTGCGGCACCGGCGACGGCGACGCTCGTGGCCGGCCCGCCCGACGGCCCGGCCGGCAGTGACCTGCACCTCGAACTGCCCGCCACCGGCGGCCGCCGCGCCGCGCTGATGGCCGCCCTGCGCGAGGCGATCCGCAGCGGCCGGCTCGCCCCCGGCACCCGGCTGCCGCCGTACCGCTCGCTCGCCGCCGACCTCGGCATCGCCCGCAACACCGCCGCCGACGCCTACGCCGAGCTGGCCGCCGAAGGCTGGCTGACCGCCCGTCAGGGCTCCGGCACCACCGTCGCCGACCGGGCCGAGCCGGTCGCCGCGACCCGGGCCCGCCGGACGTCCCCGTCGCGCCGGCCCGCCCACGACCTGATCCAGGGCCGCCCCGACGCCTCCGCCTTCCCCCGCGCCGACTGGCTCGCCGCCGGCCGCCGGGCGCTCACCTCCGCGCCCAACGAGGCCTTCGGCCCGGGTGACCCGCAGGGCCGCCGCGAGCTGCGGGTCGCCCTCGCCGACTACCTGGCCCGGGCCCGGGGCGTGCGCACCGACCCCGAGCGGATCGTGGTCTGCTCCGGCTTCGCCCACGCGCTGCGGCTGCTGTTCGACGGCGCGGGCGCGGTACTGGGCGGCCCCGCAGCCGGTCCGCTGGCCGTCGAGGCCTACGGGCTGGGCTTCCACCGGGCGCTGCTGGCCAGGGCGGGGGTGACGACGCTGCCGCTGCCGCTGGACGAGGACGGCGCGCGGATCGACGCGCTCGCGGAGCACCCGACGGTGCGCACGGCGCTGCTCACCCCGGCCCACCAGTTCCCGACCGGCGGCCCGCTGCACGCCGCCCGGCGCGCGGCGGTGATCGACTGGGCGCGCGGGAGCGGCGCGCTGGTACTGGAGGACGACTACGACGGCGAGTTCCGCTACGACCGGCGCCCGGTCGGCGCGGTGCAGGGGCTCGACCCGGAACGGGTGATCTACCTCGGCAGTGTCAGCAAGAGCCTGTCGCCCGCGCTGCGGCTCGGCTGGATGGTGCTGCCCGAGCAGCTGGTGGACCGGGTGCTGGCCGTCAAGGGCGAGCGGGAGGCCTGGGCGAGCGCGCTCGACCAGCTGACGCTCGCGGAGTTCATCGAGTCGGGCGGCTACGACCGGCACGTGCGGCGGATGCGCCGGCGCTATCGGGACCGCCGGGACCACCTGCTGGCCGAACTGGCCGTGCGGGCGCCGCACATCGAGGTGTCCGGGATCGCGGCCGGCCTGCACGCGGTGCTCCGGCTCGCGCCCGGCACCGAGCGGTCCGTGCTCAAGGCGGCGGCCTACCGGGGACTGGCCCTGGACGGGCTGGCGGACTACCGGCACCCGCTGATCGGGCCGGACGCGATGCCCGTGGCGGACGGTCTGGTGGTCGGCTACGCCACGCCGGCCGACCACGCCTACCAGGCGGCCGTCGCCGCGCTCTGCGACGTCCTGCCCGCCCCGCTCTGA
- a CDS encoding chaplin family protein, with amino-acid sequence MTNTRKYLLAAGLTAALAVISTGPAFAGDCDGVGHSAAAAELSSGTTCVNTGGAYASGVVTGSPGVLSGNQIQIPISIPINICGNGVSILG; translated from the coding sequence ATGACCAACACCAGGAAGTACCTGCTCGCCGCCGGTCTCACCGCCGCGCTGGCCGTCATATCCACCGGCCCCGCCTTCGCGGGGGACTGCGACGGGGTCGGGCACAGCGCCGCCGCGGCCGAGTTGTCCTCCGGCACCACCTGCGTCAACACCGGCGGTGCCTACGCCAGCGGCGTCGTCACCGGTTCGCCGGGGGTCCTCTCCGGCAACCAGATCCAGATCCCGATCAGCATCCCGATCAACATCTGCGGCAACGGCGTCAGCATCCTCGGCTGA
- a CDS encoding TetR family transcriptional regulator, with protein sequence MSGKGEQRRAELLDAAEDLLVTAGGAELSMRAVAAAAGVRLGHLQYYFPTHAALVAAVLGRVLTRSAERLAPLLAPADPAATADPAGAGAAEAADRTAQALISALLAEQEDVRLVRLFAEVWAFAARDEAVADAVRAFYADYRARIAAFLADRRPDLPEAVVQGRAQVFLMLVEGASLFRSGLAGVREPAADEELLRTARSLLAP encoded by the coding sequence GTGAGCGGCAAGGGCGAGCAGCGGCGCGCGGAACTCCTGGACGCGGCCGAGGACCTGCTGGTGACCGCGGGCGGCGCCGAGCTGTCGATGCGGGCGGTCGCGGCGGCGGCCGGGGTCCGGCTGGGGCATCTGCAGTACTACTTCCCGACGCATGCCGCGCTGGTGGCGGCCGTCCTGGGGCGGGTGCTCACCCGGTCCGCCGAGCGGCTGGCGCCCCTGCTCGCCCCGGCGGACCCGGCGGCGACGGCGGACCCGGCGGGCGCCGGGGCGGCCGAGGCCGCCGACCGGACGGCACAGGCGCTGATCAGCGCCCTGCTGGCCGAACAGGAGGACGTCCGGCTGGTGCGGCTGTTCGCCGAGGTCTGGGCCTTCGCCGCCCGGGACGAGGCGGTGGCGGACGCCGTCCGCGCCTTCTACGCCGACTACCGGGCCCGGATCGCGGCCTTCCTCGCCGACCGCCGGCCCGACCTGCCGGAGGCAGTCGTCCAGGGCCGCGCCCAGGTGTTCCTGATGCTGGTCGAGGGCGCCTCGCTGTTCCGCTCCGGCCTCGCCGGGGTGCGCGAGCCGGCCGCCGACGAGGAGCTGCTCCGGACGGCCCGTAGCCTGCTCGCGCCGTAG
- a CDS encoding transglycosylase family protein, which produces MTLRNETTAATTTATKRRNRVRTALMAGALTALPVAGLVTANTASAAPANVWDKVAACEATGNWAINSGNGFYGGLQFTSSTWAAFGGTTYAPQAHQATKAQQIAIGEKVLAAQGPGAWPVCSVKAGLTK; this is translated from the coding sequence ATGACCCTCCGTAACGAGACCACCGCCGCCACCACCACCGCCACCAAGCGCCGCAACCGCGTCCGCACGGCACTCATGGCCGGCGCCCTCACCGCCCTGCCCGTGGCCGGCCTCGTCACGGCCAACACCGCCTCCGCCGCCCCCGCCAACGTCTGGGACAAGGTCGCCGCCTGCGAAGCCACCGGCAACTGGGCCATCAACTCCGGCAACGGCTTCTACGGCGGCCTCCAGTTCACCTCCAGCACCTGGGCAGCCTTCGGCGGCACCACCTACGCCCCCCAGGCCCACCAGGCCACCAAGGCCCAGCAGATCGCCATCGGCGAGAAGGTCCTCGCCGCCCAGGGCCCCGGCGCCTGGCCCGTCTGCTCCGTCAAGGCCGGCCTCACCAAGTAA
- a CDS encoding YwqG family protein — MAEPLTDATDRAAASAPAGLPARMTAAASTTAGAAGSPGRSAARPGEPGPRGLPVPPGVAEAIRARADERTAPLVHGLMRPSLALAAGGDGPSAGVLGGLPALPAGTGWPEFAGRPMQLLAQLDCAGLAEAFRTTGRGGDWPLPTAGLLLFFHDEWLSDFTGRGCRVLHVPAGAPPGPAPADGPGTPAVPAVEVRAEWRLSAPSYQDRELENVFPDDFMIALDLAADFRDHLAAPGVRVLGWCDTDTGRPAGHRPLLQIGSRALAVDWGECVNVSFWITDEDLAAGRFDRVRHGFEVA, encoded by the coding sequence ATGGCCGAACCGCTGACCGATGCGACCGACCGCGCCGCCGCGAGCGCGCCCGCGGGCCTCCCCGCGCGCATGACCGCAGCCGCGAGCACGACCGCCGGGGCGGCCGGCTCCCCGGGCCGGTCCGCCGCCCGCCCGGGGGAGCCGGGCCCGCGCGGGTTGCCCGTCCCGCCCGGTGTCGCCGAGGCGATCCGGGCCCGGGCCGACGAGCGGACTGCTCCGCTGGTGCACGGCCTGATGCGGCCCTCGCTGGCGCTCGCCGCCGGGGGCGACGGTCCGTCGGCCGGGGTGCTCGGCGGGCTGCCCGCCCTGCCGGCCGGCACCGGGTGGCCGGAGTTCGCCGGCCGCCCGATGCAGCTGCTGGCCCAGCTCGACTGCGCCGGCCTGGCGGAGGCCTTCCGCACCACCGGCCGGGGCGGTGACTGGCCGCTGCCGACCGCCGGGCTGCTCCTCTTCTTCCACGACGAGTGGCTCTCCGACTTCACCGGCCGTGGCTGCCGGGTCCTGCATGTGCCCGCGGGCGCACCGCCCGGACCGGCCCCGGCCGACGGCCCGGGCACCCCCGCCGTCCCGGCCGTCGAGGTCCGGGCCGAGTGGCGGCTCTCCGCGCCCTCCTACCAGGACCGCGAGCTGGAGAACGTCTTCCCCGACGACTTCATGATCGCCCTCGACCTCGCCGCCGACTTCCGCGACCACCTCGCCGCCCCCGGCGTGCGGGTGCTCGGCTGGTGCGACACCGACACCGGCCGCCCGGCGGGGCACCGGCCGCTGCTGCAGATCGGGAGCCGCGCCCTCGCGGTGGACTGGGGCGAGTGCGTCAACGTGTCGTTCTGGATCACCGACGAGGACTTGGCGGCGGGCCGCTTCGACCGCGTCCGGCACGGCTTCGAGGTCGCCTGA
- a CDS encoding VOC family protein, protein MNEKTPAPQVWPSLRARDARALIRFLVEAFGFEEVVAYGEGEFVAHAELAWPEGGGVMLGSDRPEAGGGEPCPGQPGAFSAYVVTAEPDALHARAVAAGARITKELHETEYGSRDFAAADPEGNQWYFGTYPGSPRPSAG, encoded by the coding sequence ATGAACGAGAAGACGCCCGCCCCGCAGGTGTGGCCCAGCCTGCGCGCCCGCGACGCCCGTGCCCTGATCCGCTTCCTGGTGGAGGCCTTCGGCTTCGAGGAGGTCGTCGCGTACGGCGAGGGCGAGTTCGTCGCGCACGCCGAGCTGGCCTGGCCGGAGGGCGGTGGCGTGATGCTGGGCTCCGACCGGCCCGAGGCCGGGGGCGGCGAGCCCTGCCCCGGGCAGCCGGGCGCCTTCAGCGCGTACGTGGTCACGGCGGAGCCGGACGCCCTGCACGCGCGGGCCGTGGCCGCCGGGGCCCGGATCACCAAGGAGCTGCACGAGACCGAGTACGGCTCGCGGGACTTCGCGGCCGCCGACCCGGAGGGCAACCAGTGGTACTTCGGCACCTACCCGGGCTCGCCCCGCCCGTCTGCCGGCTGA
- a CDS encoding saccharopine dehydrogenase, which translates to MNLSPDVHDHLTHDPEGPVLLVGGYGTVGAELARLAAPDWPLLLTGRSEQRGAALAQELGQPAGTPAVTVRRWDLADPAPFEAAVRAVVGVVNDPDDRVLRAAVRAGVPFVDVTRWTARLQRAATVAALLRPSSPVLLSSAWMGGVTSLVAAALAERLGGAERVETAIRWDLADRAGADSVEFMDRLGLDYEVVRDGRRRSVAPLSGPRTVRIGDDATKVAGIDTPEQFTLPLTLGTTTATTRIGFSSPLSTAALLAAKHTGLFRWGRGDRWEPARRALLYSPGEGGVARLRIDVGHGGAGLGAVVEDRSGQAHLTAVGALLGLRRVLGTDGAPAPAGVAFPEQTPRPGRVLADLAALGVTVDVRSERAAVAA; encoded by the coding sequence ATGAACCTCTCCCCGGACGTCCACGACCACCTGACCCACGATCCCGAGGGTCCCGTCCTGCTGGTCGGCGGCTACGGCACCGTCGGCGCCGAGCTGGCCCGGCTGGCGGCGCCCGACTGGCCCCTGCTGCTCACCGGCCGCTCCGAGCAGCGCGGGGCCGCGCTCGCCCAGGAGCTCGGGCAGCCGGCCGGCACCCCCGCCGTCACCGTCCGCCGCTGGGACCTCGCCGACCCGGCGCCCTTCGAGGCCGCCGTCCGCGCCGTGGTGGGGGTGGTCAACGACCCGGACGACCGCGTGCTGCGGGCCGCCGTCCGGGCCGGTGTGCCGTTCGTGGACGTGACCCGCTGGACGGCCCGGCTGCAGCGGGCCGCCACGGTGGCGGCGCTGCTGCGCCCGAGCAGCCCCGTGCTGCTCTCCTCCGCATGGATGGGCGGGGTCACCAGCCTGGTCGCGGCCGCCCTGGCGGAGCGGCTCGGCGGCGCCGAGCGGGTCGAGACCGCGATCCGCTGGGACCTCGCGGACCGGGCCGGCGCCGACTCGGTGGAGTTCATGGACCGGCTCGGCCTGGACTACGAGGTGGTCCGGGACGGCCGCCGCCGGTCGGTGGCCCCGCTCAGCGGGCCGCGCACCGTACGGATCGGTGACGACGCCACCAAGGTCGCCGGGATCGACACGCCGGAGCAGTTCACCCTCCCGCTCACGCTCGGTACGACCACCGCCACCACCCGGATCGGCTTCAGCTCCCCGCTCAGCACCGCGGCGCTGCTGGCCGCCAAGCACACCGGACTCTTCCGCTGGGGCCGGGGCGACCGCTGGGAGCCGGCCCGGCGCGCCCTGCTGTACTCGCCCGGCGAGGGCGGCGTGGCCCGGCTGCGGATCGACGTCGGGCACGGCGGGGCCGGGCTGGGCGCGGTGGTCGAGGACCGCTCCGGGCAGGCGCACCTGACGGCGGTCGGCGCCCTGCTGGGCCTGCGACGGGTGCTCGGGACGGACGGCGCGCCGGCTCCGGCCGGGGTGGCGTTCCCGGAGCAGACGCCCCGCCCGGGGCGGGTCCTGGCCGATCTCGCGGCCCTGGGCGTCACGGTCGACGTCCGGAGCGAGCGGGCGGCGGTGGCGGCGTGA